Proteins encoded by one window of Actinocorallia herbida:
- a CDS encoding transcriptional regulator — protein sequence MSRPVGNTRLKAARQHAGFASQQALADALTRAAPQLGLGRMEISARQVRRWESSTPPWPRADHQRLLVHVLQRPVEDLGFTAPWSTEAAQPTSTRMTTPHTAPAQGVPLPLPQASTGVQPSTAGSDYAAITTAHRRLYWTVQPAQMHPAVAEHARLGTQLLGETSGVSRRILATALAESLLMAGRIEFFDLRQPDEADATLVRALQAAGEADDALLGAAILAHAAFVPGWAGRREEATERMRAARTYARRGNASAQFLAWLDAVEAECETRSGHPREALRLIDHGEQTLTTAPHHEDPAWFDWFSPVRLSAFKGNTQLVAGHYPQAHETLTAVLADLPEEAGKQRVVVLGDLAAVEAARKNPEAACTYAEQALDQLALTWYATGMERIHDVRRALQPWQDNECVQRLDDRLYGWQTTLSTLQR from the coding sequence ATGTCACGTCCAGTCGGCAACACGAGGTTGAAGGCCGCCAGGCAGCACGCCGGGTTCGCCTCTCAGCAGGCACTCGCCGATGCGCTGACCCGAGCCGCCCCGCAACTCGGTCTCGGCCGCATGGAGATCAGCGCCCGCCAGGTCCGCCGTTGGGAGTCCAGCACTCCCCCGTGGCCCCGCGCCGACCATCAGCGCCTGTTGGTCCACGTCCTGCAACGCCCCGTCGAGGACTTGGGCTTCACCGCCCCGTGGAGCACCGAGGCCGCCCAGCCGACGAGCACCAGGATGACGACACCCCATACCGCCCCGGCCCAAGGCGTCCCGCTCCCCCTCCCCCAGGCGTCCACCGGCGTGCAGCCCTCCACCGCGGGCAGCGACTACGCCGCCATCACCACCGCCCACCGCCGCCTCTACTGGACGGTCCAACCGGCCCAGATGCATCCCGCCGTCGCCGAACACGCCCGTCTCGGAACGCAGCTCCTCGGCGAGACCAGCGGAGTGTCCCGCCGCATCCTCGCCACCGCGTTGGCCGAGTCCCTCCTCATGGCCGGCCGCATCGAGTTCTTCGACCTCCGCCAGCCCGACGAGGCCGACGCCACCTTGGTCCGCGCCCTCCAGGCCGCAGGCGAAGCCGATGACGCCCTCCTCGGCGCCGCCATCCTCGCCCACGCCGCGTTCGTCCCCGGCTGGGCAGGCCGCCGCGAAGAAGCCACCGAGCGCATGCGAGCCGCCCGCACCTACGCCCGCCGCGGCAACGCCAGCGCCCAGTTCCTCGCATGGCTCGACGCCGTCGAAGCCGAATGCGAAACCCGCTCAGGCCACCCCCGCGAGGCCCTCCGTCTCATCGACCACGGCGAACAGACCCTCACCACCGCCCCGCACCACGAAGACCCGGCCTGGTTCGACTGGTTCTCCCCCGTCCGCCTATCCGCCTTCAAGGGCAACACCCAGCTCGTAGCAGGCCACTACCCCCAGGCCCACGAAACCCTGACCGCCGTCCTAGCCGACCTCCCCGAGGAAGCCGGCAAGCAGCGCGTAGTGGTCCTAGGCGACCTGGCCGCAGTCGAAGCCGCCCGCAAGAACCCCGAAGCCGCCTGCACCTACGCCGAACAGGCCCTCGACCAACTGGCCCTGACCTGGTACGCGACGGGTATGGAGCGCATCCACGACGTCCGCCGAGCCCTCCAACCCTGGCAGGACAACGAATGCGTCCAACGCCTGGACGACCGCCTCTACGGCTGGCAGACCACCCTCAGCACCCTCCAGCGTTAA
- a CDS encoding HAD family hydrolase — translation MTIRAVVFDVGECLVDETREYGTWADWLGVPRHAFSAMFGAVIARGLDYRETFQVFRPGFELYEERKKRAEAGQPEWFGEGDLYPDVRPALSKLREAGLWVGIAGNQTVRAGGILRGLELPADFLATSDDWGVSKPDPEFFRRLVEVAPCEAHEILYVGDRLDNDIRPAVEVGLKTALIRRGPWGLIQWEDPEARSVPTMRIHSLEELPGLVEAFNAGGC, via the coding sequence ATGACTATCAGAGCAGTTGTGTTTGATGTTGGTGAGTGCCTTGTGGATGAGACGCGGGAGTATGGGACGTGGGCGGACTGGTTGGGGGTGCCTCGGCATGCGTTCTCGGCGATGTTCGGGGCGGTGATCGCTCGGGGGCTGGACTACCGGGAGACGTTCCAGGTGTTCCGGCCTGGGTTTGAGCTGTATGAGGAGCGGAAGAAGAGGGCGGAGGCCGGGCAGCCGGAGTGGTTCGGGGAAGGGGACCTGTATCCGGATGTGCGGCCTGCCTTGAGCAAGTTGCGGGAGGCTGGGCTGTGGGTGGGGATCGCGGGGAACCAGACGGTGAGGGCGGGGGGCATCCTGCGGGGGCTGGAGCTTCCGGCGGACTTCTTGGCGACGTCGGATGACTGGGGGGTGTCGAAGCCTGATCCGGAGTTCTTTCGGCGGTTGGTGGAGGTGGCGCCGTGTGAGGCGCACGAGATCTTGTATGTGGGGGATCGGCTGGACAATGACATTCGGCCGGCGGTGGAGGTGGGGTTGAAGACGGCGTTGATCCGGCGGGGGCCTTGGGGGTTGATCCAATGGGAAGACCCGGAAGCTCGGAGTGTTCCGACGATGCGGATTCACTCGCTGGAGGAGCTTCCGGGTCTGGTGGAGGCGTTTAACGCTGGAGGGTGCTGA
- a CDS encoding pentapeptide repeat-containing protein, whose amino-acid sequence MTAPGAAQADAPEPERRRQDRRRSPRQWSSRITLAVVVVGILVTPYFMLSSGREAHNRYTQAVEQLTSDRSETRTAAIHALARVARDSPPDRLAVRDTLAAYIRENSPATDEGLLPTLDPEIASALTVLADLSTDPADDPPLDLRAIHAPHSSLAKANLNGAYLNGAYLNEANLTGANLSGADLHIANLFGANLEGADLRGAYLSNATLSGATLDGAHLRGATLDGTDLSGVNLRGADLRGVNLSTARGIVPNEIRAVAVTDGSTLF is encoded by the coding sequence GTGACCGCGCCCGGGGCTGCGCAGGCCGATGCGCCGGAGCCGGAGCGCCGACGCCAGGATCGCCGCCGGTCCCCGCGTCAGTGGTCCAGCCGCATCACGCTGGCGGTGGTCGTCGTGGGAATCCTGGTCACCCCCTACTTCATGCTGAGCTCGGGCCGGGAGGCCCACAACCGCTACACCCAAGCCGTCGAACAACTCACCTCCGACCGCAGCGAAACCCGCACCGCCGCCATCCACGCCTTGGCGCGCGTCGCCAGGGATTCTCCCCCGGACCGGCTCGCCGTCCGCGACACCCTGGCCGCCTACATCCGCGAAAACAGCCCCGCCACCGACGAGGGGCTCCTGCCGACACTCGACCCCGAGATCGCCTCCGCCCTCACCGTCCTGGCCGACCTCTCCACCGACCCCGCCGACGACCCGCCCCTGGACCTCCGCGCCATCCACGCGCCCCACTCCTCCCTGGCCAAAGCGAACCTGAACGGCGCGTACCTGAACGGCGCGTACCTGAACGAAGCGAACCTGACCGGCGCGAACCTGAGCGGCGCGGACCTGCACATCGCGAACCTGTTCGGCGCGAACCTGGAAGGCGCGGACCTGCGCGGCGCATACCTGAGCAACGCGACCCTGAGCGGCGCGACCCTGGACGGCGCGCATCTACGCGGCGCGACCCTGGACGGCACCGACCTGAGCGGTGTGAACCTGCGTGGCGCGGATCTGCGCGGCGTGAATCTGAGCACGGCGCGAGGGATAGTACCGAACGAGATCCGGGCGGTGGCGGTGACGGACGGCTCAACGCTGTTCTGA
- a CDS encoding permease-like cell division protein FtsX, whose amino-acid sequence MTPTENRLRDTLTATARTIERVPDFAAPTTRRLLPRPLAAALASAAVVASIAYLAAPDPVRTEAAAPPAGTFQLTAYLCVRTSSQPTCGGKDTTPAQRDAVAARLSSLPEVHGFRYESSEEAFERFRVLFADTPGMIAAAEPGDIPDSFRIRADPADVPTIEAALSPLPGIDQIINEDELRARHPGTRS is encoded by the coding sequence ATGACCCCCACCGAGAACCGCCTCCGCGACACCCTCACGGCGACCGCCCGAACCATCGAGCGCGTTCCCGACTTCGCCGCCCCCACCACCCGCCGCCTCCTTCCCCGTCCTCTGGCCGCGGCCCTGGCCTCGGCCGCCGTGGTCGCGTCCATCGCCTATCTGGCCGCCCCCGACCCCGTTCGCACCGAGGCCGCCGCGCCTCCCGCCGGCACCTTCCAACTCACCGCTTACCTGTGCGTCCGCACGTCGTCCCAGCCCACCTGCGGCGGCAAGGACACCACCCCCGCCCAGCGCGACGCGGTCGCCGCCCGCCTGTCCTCCCTCCCGGAAGTCCACGGCTTCCGCTACGAGTCCAGCGAGGAGGCTTTCGAACGCTTCCGCGTCCTCTTCGCCGACACGCCGGGGATGATCGCCGCGGCCGAGCCCGGGGACATCCCGGACTCCTTCCGCATCCGTGCGGACCCCGCCGACGTCCCCACCATCGAAGCCGCCCTTTCCCCGCTCCCCGGCATAGACCAGATCATCAACGAGGACGAACTCCGCGCCCGACACCCCGGCACCCGCTCCTGA
- a CDS encoding SigE family RNA polymerase sigma factor: MTTETTAPRRADEGSFSSLYREHALGLTRMAFLMVGDREAAQDVVQEAFLGLYRRWPSLRDPSKALPYVRSAVLNRCRSLLRRRRLPFLGALEPPVWSAESEAILGEDRREVLAALHRLAPRQREALVLRYFLDLSEEETATAMGISRGTAKSTVSRALASLSRHLEPQR; this comes from the coding sequence ATGACCACTGAAACGACGGCCCCCCGCCGCGCGGACGAGGGGTCGTTCTCCTCGCTCTACCGGGAACACGCCTTGGGGCTCACCCGGATGGCGTTCCTCATGGTCGGCGACAGGGAGGCGGCCCAGGACGTCGTCCAGGAGGCGTTCCTTGGGCTCTACAGACGCTGGCCGTCCTTGCGGGACCCGTCGAAGGCCCTCCCTTACGTCCGCTCCGCGGTCCTCAACCGGTGCCGTTCGCTGCTGCGCCGAAGACGCCTCCCGTTCCTCGGCGCGCTGGAGCCGCCCGTCTGGTCGGCCGAGTCCGAGGCGATCCTCGGCGAGGACCGCCGCGAGGTGCTCGCCGCCCTTCACCGCCTCGCCCCGCGCCAGCGCGAAGCCCTCGTCCTGCGCTACTTCCTCGACCTGTCGGAGGAGGAGACGGCCACCGCGATGGGCATCAGCCGCGGCACCGCCAAATCCACGGTCTCCCGCGCCCTCGCATCCCTCTCCCGCCACCTGGAGCCCCAGCGATGA
- a CDS encoding helix-turn-helix domain-containing protein — MRGSFKPVMARPEKPVTGDEPIARFARSLRAERERAGITYRAMSIRCHYGVTSLSQAASGSKLPIWPLAQAYLTACGVPKADLPRWHRQWEEADRCR; from the coding sequence GTGAGGGGATCCTTCAAGCCCGTCATGGCCCGTCCAGAAAAGCCCGTCACAGGCGACGAGCCCATCGCGCGATTCGCCAGGAGCCTGCGCGCCGAGCGGGAGCGCGCCGGGATCACCTACCGGGCCATGTCGATCCGCTGCCACTACGGCGTCACTTCATTGAGCCAGGCCGCCAGCGGGAGCAAGCTGCCCATCTGGCCGCTCGCGCAGGCGTATCTCACCGCGTGCGGTGTGCCCAAGGCCGACCTTCCCCGGTGGCACCGCCAATGGGAAGAAGCCGACCGATGTCGGTGA
- a CDS encoding Scr1 family TA system antitoxin-like transcriptional regulator — protein MSVTDPGFTDARRSVAAFARGLRAVREKAGTPPYRSMARLANCSVSSLATVTREDRLPTWEIVEGFLRACAVEPGDLELWHRRWVDARSLRDEFGLRTTGRSDGPRQLFAARLSRLFVLAGSPPMRTVIARSQHLRSPGREPQLSVQRVSDWRRGISIPTDLSALLALVRALGLVHAQTGGYTTPEFELLLDPEEWRRLWRECRAEKKTQSSPSRTRIGVLPQFADAFVSRQIDAELEARFSRADAAPTQVLTGMGGVGKTQIAAACAKRAWQRGTFEALVWVDASRRATIKGGYAAAAQRLDLCLGDDPDQGSHAFLEWVQASTTPCLIVLDGLRDPADLRDLWPAAAGAHRVIVTTRRRDASLSGYGRQFLDIPVFTLPEAKTYLTAQSTVRGSAETSANLEALAEGLGFLPMALAQASIVLRDLDQSCATYLTRLADPRLRLAQLLPTPDALPDDHHHTVDAVWNSSIDLADRARPAGMAGPLLNVLAMLAPDGVPTEILRSSALRAHLAARDPAPENLPSPHADEAAEGLRVLHRLGLITITDGADSPHSEIRLHRLLQRTVRERLPAERFTEAALVAADALREVWPESEAHPLAKALRENTVALRSVAESALWRPDGAHPVVAHLIASLGAVGEAVAARIECAKVVASAERLLVPDHPYTLTVRAALALWVGEAGDAQAAIDAYARLLADRVHVLGPDHPDTLATRHHLAHWRARAGDITGAITTAEDLLTQRIRLLGNDHPDTLATREALACWTAWTGDPAGAASLASTLLADRVRVLGPDHPDTLATRHHLADWTGAIGDARSAAERHARLLADRQRLLGPRHPDVLASRDAYALWVGEAGDAQAAIDAYARLLADRVHVLGPDHPDTLATRHHLAHWRARAGDITGAITTAEDLLTQRIRLLGNDHPDTAAVRADLARWQELAGLSPLPQGKRSSAGSLALRVLLGARLRGLREAKGISRAKAGQALRASGSKISRMESGEVLFRHRDVVDLLSLYGVTDSEKRREMAELTKRSNARNWWREYRDVVPRWFESYIGLEDSAIRIRLYEAHLVPSLLRTEDYERQVTRLSDRRISPAEIDRRIEVLAARQRLLVSDQAPHYWAIIDEAVLRRGFGRRGGRKMMRAQLRRLIELNERPNVIVQILPLTHGERGTAVGSFNVLRFAEPELPDIVYLEQLTSALYLDRRHDTDSYLAAMETLALEAHPHTRTERILTAIHDEL, from the coding sequence ATGTCGGTGACGGATCCCGGATTCACCGACGCCCGCAGGTCCGTCGCCGCGTTCGCGCGCGGCCTGCGGGCGGTCCGCGAGAAGGCGGGCACGCCGCCGTACCGCAGCATGGCACGGCTGGCCAACTGCTCGGTCTCCAGTCTGGCCACGGTGACGCGAGAGGACCGCCTGCCCACATGGGAGATCGTCGAAGGATTCCTGCGGGCGTGCGCCGTCGAGCCCGGCGATCTCGAGCTCTGGCACCGACGCTGGGTCGACGCGCGCTCGCTCCGCGACGAGTTCGGGCTGCGCACGACGGGGCGAAGCGACGGTCCAAGACAGCTGTTCGCCGCGCGTCTGAGCCGTCTGTTCGTTCTCGCGGGATCCCCGCCGATGCGCACGGTCATCGCACGCAGCCAGCACCTGCGCTCCCCCGGGCGAGAACCGCAGCTCAGCGTGCAACGGGTCAGCGATTGGCGCAGAGGGATCTCCATTCCCACGGATCTCAGCGCGCTTCTCGCCCTTGTCCGGGCTCTCGGTCTGGTGCACGCCCAGACAGGTGGGTACACGACACCGGAATTCGAACTACTGCTGGATCCCGAGGAATGGCGGCGGCTGTGGCGAGAATGCCGCGCTGAGAAGAAGACCCAGTCGTCGCCGAGCAGGACTCGGATCGGCGTGCTTCCGCAATTCGCCGACGCCTTCGTCAGCAGGCAGATCGACGCCGAACTCGAGGCGCGCTTCTCCCGGGCGGACGCGGCGCCCACGCAGGTGCTCACGGGCATGGGCGGGGTCGGCAAGACGCAGATCGCCGCCGCCTGCGCCAAGCGCGCCTGGCAGCGCGGAACGTTCGAGGCGCTCGTCTGGGTGGACGCCTCCCGCCGCGCGACGATCAAGGGAGGCTATGCCGCGGCCGCCCAAAGGCTTGACCTCTGCCTCGGCGATGATCCTGACCAGGGCTCCCATGCCTTTCTCGAATGGGTGCAGGCTTCGACGACACCGTGCCTGATCGTCCTGGACGGTCTGCGCGACCCCGCAGATCTGCGCGATCTGTGGCCCGCCGCCGCGGGCGCGCACCGCGTCATCGTCACCACCCGCCGACGCGACGCCTCACTTTCCGGGTATGGGCGGCAGTTCCTCGACATTCCCGTGTTCACCTTGCCCGAGGCGAAGACCTATCTGACGGCGCAGTCCACCGTTCGTGGAAGTGCCGAGACCTCGGCGAATCTGGAGGCGCTCGCCGAGGGTCTGGGCTTTCTGCCGATGGCTCTCGCCCAAGCCTCCATCGTGCTCCGCGATCTCGACCAGAGCTGCGCGACGTACCTGACCCGGCTCGCCGACCCCCGTCTGCGCCTGGCACAGCTGCTGCCCACACCGGATGCCCTCCCCGACGATCACCATCACACCGTCGACGCGGTGTGGAACTCCTCGATAGATCTCGCGGACCGCGCTCGTCCCGCCGGAATGGCGGGGCCTCTGCTGAACGTCCTGGCGATGCTCGCGCCCGATGGCGTCCCCACCGAGATCCTTCGCAGCTCCGCGCTGCGCGCCCACCTGGCCGCCCGTGACCCCGCGCCGGAGAATCTCCCCTCCCCCCATGCCGATGAAGCGGCCGAAGGGCTGCGCGTCCTGCACCGCCTCGGCCTCATCACCATCACCGACGGCGCCGACTCCCCGCACTCCGAGATCAGGCTTCACAGGCTCCTCCAGCGCACGGTTCGCGAAAGGCTCCCCGCGGAGCGGTTCACCGAGGCGGCGCTCGTCGCGGCGGACGCGCTACGGGAAGTTTGGCCGGAGAGCGAGGCGCACCCCCTTGCCAAAGCCCTGCGCGAGAACACCGTGGCGCTCCGCTCGGTCGCCGAGTCCGCGCTCTGGCGGCCTGACGGCGCCCATCCCGTGGTCGCGCACCTGATCGCCAGCCTCGGCGCGGTGGGCGAGGCCGTCGCCGCCCGCATCGAGTGCGCCAAGGTCGTGGCCTCCGCGGAACGCCTGCTCGTTCCCGACCACCCTTACACGCTCACCGTCCGGGCTGCCCTCGCCCTGTGGGTGGGGGAGGCCGGCGACGCCCAGGCGGCCATCGACGCCTACGCACGCCTGCTCGCCGATCGCGTCCACGTCCTCGGACCCGACCACCCCGACACCCTCGCCACCCGCCACCACCTGGCCCACTGGAGAGCCAGAGCAGGGGACATCACAGGAGCCATCACCACCGCAGAAGACCTCCTCACCCAACGAATCCGCCTCCTCGGCAACGACCACCCCGACACCCTCGCCACCCGCGAGGCGCTGGCCTGCTGGACGGCCTGGACCGGGGACCCGGCGGGCGCGGCCTCCCTCGCCTCGACGCTGCTCGCCGATCGTGTCCGTGTCCTCGGACCCGACCACCCCGACACCCTCGCCACCCGCCACCACCTGGCCGACTGGACCGGGGCGATCGGCGACGCGCGCAGCGCGGCCGAGCGGCACGCACGGCTCCTGGCGGACCGCCAGCGACTCCTCGGCCCGAGGCATCCGGACGTCCTGGCCAGCCGCGACGCGTACGCCCTGTGGGTGGGGGAGGCCGGCGACGCCCAGGCGGCCATCGACGCCTACGCACGCCTGCTCGCCGATCGCGTCCACGTCCTCGGACCCGACCACCCCGACACCCTCGCCACCCGCCACCACCTGGCCCACTGGAGAGCCAGAGCAGGGGACATCACAGGAGCCATCACCACCGCAGAAGACCTCCTCACCCAACGAATCCGCCTCCTCGGCAACGACCACCCCGACACCGCGGCCGTCAGGGCGGATCTGGCCCGTTGGCAGGAGCTGGCCGGGCTCTCCCCGCTTCCGCAGGGCAAGCGTTCCAGCGCAGGGTCGCTCGCCCTCCGGGTGCTCCTCGGTGCCCGGCTTCGCGGCCTCCGCGAGGCCAAGGGCATCTCCCGGGCGAAGGCCGGGCAGGCCCTCCGCGCGTCAGGTTCCAAGATCAGCCGGATGGAGAGCGGCGAGGTGCTCTTCCGGCACCGGGATGTCGTCGATCTCCTCTCCCTGTACGGCGTGACGGACTCCGAAAAGCGCAGGGAGATGGCGGAGCTCACCAAACGCTCCAACGCACGCAACTGGTGGCGTGAGTACAGAGACGTGGTGCCACGCTGGTTCGAGAGCTACATCGGCCTCGAGGATTCCGCGATCCGCATCCGCCTGTACGAGGCGCACCTCGTCCCGAGTCTGCTGCGGACCGAGGACTACGAGAGGCAGGTCACTCGCCTCAGTGATCGCCGGATCTCCCCGGCTGAGATCGACAGGAGGATCGAGGTGCTCGCCGCGCGACAGCGCCTGCTCGTCTCCGACCAGGCGCCGCACTACTGGGCGATCATCGACGAGGCCGTGCTGCGCCGTGGTTTCGGCAGGCGGGGTGGAAGGAAGATGATGCGCGCTCAGCTGAGGCGGCTGATCGAGCTGAACGAACGACCCAACGTGATCGTACAGATACTCCCGCTCACCCACGGCGAGCGGGGGACCGCGGTCGGCTCCTTCAACGTCCTTCGCTTCGCCGAGCCGGAGCTGCCCGACATCGTCTATCTCGAGCAGCTCACCAGCGCGCTCTACCTCGACCGGCGCCACGACACCGACAGCTACCTGGCCGCCATGGAGACGCTGGCCCTGGAGGCCCATCCCCACACGCGCACCGAGCGCATTCTGACCGCCATCCACGACGAGCTGTGA
- a CDS encoding bifunctional RNase H/acid phosphatase: MSRKLVIEADGGSRGNPGPAGYGAVVIDALTGELLAEVAESIGRATNNVAEYRGLIAGLRAAAALDPGARVEVRMDSKLVVEQMSGRWQIKHPDMKPLALEARDAASGFAAISYTWIPRARNTRADALANAAMDAAARGETWSPSAAEPPAAPEPPRKGGWVPPSTDPTRTLLLRHGQTPLSVERRFAGVGDIPLTEVGVAQAEAAARYLANAGIDVIVASPLRRAQDTAKAVAAVTGAEIRTDEGFRETDFGAWEGHSFAEVAERWPDDLAAWLSDSGYPPPGGESFTSVAQRVSVARDKLLVRYRHQTVLVVSHVTPIKTMLQLALDAPDTILYRVHLDTASLCTVDWYDDGPAVVRSMNETHYLPSA; the protein is encoded by the coding sequence GTGAGCCGCAAGCTGGTCATCGAGGCCGACGGGGGCTCACGCGGCAACCCCGGCCCCGCCGGGTACGGGGCGGTCGTCATCGACGCCCTCACCGGTGAGCTGCTCGCCGAGGTCGCCGAGTCCATCGGCCGGGCCACCAACAACGTCGCGGAGTACCGCGGCCTCATCGCGGGGCTGCGGGCCGCCGCGGCACTCGACCCCGGCGCGCGGGTGGAGGTCCGGATGGACTCCAAGCTCGTCGTGGAGCAGATGTCGGGGCGCTGGCAGATCAAGCACCCGGACATGAAGCCGCTGGCGCTGGAGGCCCGGGACGCCGCGTCCGGCTTCGCCGCGATCTCCTACACGTGGATCCCGCGCGCCCGCAACACCCGCGCCGACGCCCTGGCCAACGCCGCCATGGACGCCGCGGCGCGCGGCGAGACCTGGTCGCCGTCCGCGGCCGAGCCGCCCGCCGCGCCCGAGCCGCCCCGCAAGGGGGGCTGGGTGCCCCCGAGCACCGACCCGACCCGCACCCTGCTGCTGAGGCACGGCCAGACCCCGTTGTCGGTCGAGCGGCGCTTCGCGGGCGTCGGGGACATCCCCCTGACGGAGGTCGGCGTCGCCCAGGCCGAGGCCGCCGCCCGGTACCTGGCGAACGCCGGGATCGACGTGATCGTCGCGTCCCCGCTGCGCCGCGCCCAGGACACCGCCAAGGCCGTCGCCGCGGTCACCGGCGCGGAGATCCGCACCGACGAGGGCTTCCGGGAGACCGACTTCGGCGCGTGGGAGGGCCACTCCTTCGCCGAGGTCGCCGAGCGCTGGCCCGACGACCTCGCCGCCTGGCTGTCGGACTCCGGCTACCCCCCGCCCGGCGGGGAGAGCTTCACCTCCGTCGCCCAGCGGGTCTCGGTCGCGCGGGACAAGCTGCTCGTGCGCTACCGGCACCAGACCGTCCTGGTCGTCTCGCACGTGACGCCGATCAAGACGATGCTGCAACTCGCCCTCGACGCCCCGGACACGATCCTGTACCGGGTGCATCTCGACACCGCGTCGCTGTGCACCGTCGACTGGTACGACGACGGCCCCGCCGTGGTCAGGTCGATGAACGAGACGCATTATCTGCCGTCCGCGTAA
- a CDS encoding zinc ribbon domain-containing protein, whose protein sequence is MKAAPRDQIRLLDLQELDSTLDRLAHRRRTLPEIAELTALEGRIAELRDRLIGARTELGDLDREQVKAEQDVDQVRTRADRDAKRLDSGLVTSAKDLASLQSEIASLQRRQSDLEEVVLEIMERREEAEGRVGAVESDQRELDASLAALNERKDKAEQEIAGQSSLTADARKGVAGDIPADLLGLYEKLRDQFGGVGAAALTRGQCQGCRLALNTSDLNRIRAAAADDVVRCEECRRILVRTPESGL, encoded by the coding sequence GTGAAAGCCGCACCCCGAGACCAGATCCGTCTGCTCGACCTCCAGGAACTCGACTCCACCCTCGACCGGCTCGCCCACCGCCGCCGCACCCTCCCCGAGATCGCGGAGCTCACCGCGCTGGAGGGCCGGATCGCCGAACTGCGCGACAGGCTCATCGGCGCCCGCACCGAGCTCGGCGACCTCGACCGCGAGCAGGTCAAGGCCGAGCAGGACGTCGACCAGGTCCGCACCCGCGCCGACCGCGACGCCAAGCGCCTGGACTCGGGGCTGGTGACCTCCGCCAAGGACCTCGCCTCCCTCCAGTCCGAGATCGCCTCCCTCCAGCGCCGCCAGAGCGACCTCGAGGAGGTCGTCCTGGAGATCATGGAGCGGCGCGAGGAGGCCGAAGGGCGCGTCGGCGCCGTCGAGTCCGACCAGCGCGAGCTCGACGCCTCCCTCGCCGCGCTGAACGAGCGCAAGGACAAGGCCGAGCAGGAGATCGCCGGCCAGTCCTCGCTCACCGCCGACGCGCGCAAGGGCGTCGCCGGGGACATCCCGGCCGACCTCCTCGGCCTGTACGAGAAGCTGCGCGACCAGTTCGGCGGGGTCGGCGCCGCCGCGCTCACCCGCGGCCAGTGCCAGGGCTGCCGCCTGGCGCTCAACACCTCGGACCTCAACCGGATCAGGGCCGCCGCGGCCGACGACGTCGTCCGCTGCGAGGAGTGCCGCCGCATCCTCGTCCGCACCCCCGAGTCCGGCCTGTGA
- a CDS encoding Nif3-like dinuclear metal center hexameric protein → MRLSELICRIEGRYDPAWAEAWDAVGLVCGDPESEVTSVLLAVDPVTAVVDEAIAGGAQLVITHHPLLLRGVHGVPATTPKGRTVHRMIRSGVALYTAHTNADVADPGVSDALARAVGVTGALRPLQPSPADPRRGLGRIGELPEPVTLREFTARAAAALPKTAWGVRAAGDPGRTVRTVAVCGGAGDSLIDTARAAGADVYLTSDLRHHPVSESLESGPMALVDAAHWATEWPWLADLAAFLSPHVKTLVSTLVTDAWTHAAEGVQ, encoded by the coding sequence GTGCGTCTCTCCGAACTGATCTGCCGGATCGAGGGCCGATACGACCCGGCCTGGGCGGAGGCCTGGGACGCGGTGGGACTCGTGTGCGGCGACCCTGAATCCGAAGTCACCTCGGTGCTGCTCGCCGTCGATCCCGTCACCGCGGTGGTGGACGAGGCGATCGCCGGCGGCGCCCAGCTCGTGATCACCCACCACCCGCTGCTCCTGCGCGGGGTCCACGGCGTGCCCGCGACCACCCCCAAGGGCCGGACGGTCCACCGGATGATCCGCTCGGGTGTGGCGCTCTACACCGCGCACACCAACGCCGACGTGGCCGATCCCGGCGTGTCGGACGCGCTGGCCAGGGCCGTCGGCGTGACCGGGGCGCTCCGCCCGCTCCAGCCCTCGCCCGCCGACCCCAGAAGGGGCCTCGGCCGGATCGGGGAGCTTCCAGAACCCGTCACGCTGCGCGAGTTCACCGCGCGCGCCGCCGCCGCACTGCCCAAGACCGCCTGGGGCGTGCGCGCCGCGGGCGACCCCGGCCGCACCGTGCGGACCGTCGCGGTCTGCGGGGGAGCGGGCGACTCGCTGATCGACACCGCGAGGGCCGCGGGCGCCGACGTCTACCTCACCTCCGATCTGCGCCACCATCCCGTCTCCGAGTCCCTGGAGAGCGGCCCCATGGCGCTGGTGGACGCCGCCCACTGGGCGACCGAGTGGCCCTGGCTGGCCGACCTCGCCGCCTTCCTCAGCCCACATGTCAAGACCTTGGTGTCCACGCTCGTCACCGACGCGTGGACCCACGCCGCCGAAGGAGTCCAGTGA